The following proteins come from a genomic window of Candidatus Bipolaricaulis sibiricus:
- a CDS encoding Serine--glyoxylate aminotransferase gives MRQYRLMIPGPTEVAPEVLAAMGEPLVAHYGAEWTAYYQKTVDLVRRVYCTTGDVFLIPGSGSAGLDAALGSAVGHSGRVLIPQNGFFGERLAEIARSHTPDVEVLPFPLGQCVDVNRVEDRVRRRPFDAVAVVHCETSTGVLNPVRELAEVCLRYDVLLVVDAVSSLGVERLPMDDWNIGICVSASQKGLESPPGLAVVAVDDAAWRWIDRAAGAGWYLNLKVWREYTARWSDWHPHPITQAVNNVRALRLGVERILREGLEGRQHRHQEVAASLRRGLRDLGLAPFVEDKVAAHGVTSVVGPEGRVEELLGYLRDCHGILIAGSLGKLRGKVFRVGHMGPTATPTAVGGLLEALKAGLDALET, from the coding sequence ATGAGGCAGTACAGACTGATGATCCCAGGACCGACCGAGGTCGCCCCGGAGGTGCTGGCGGCGATGGGCGAACCCCTCGTGGCTCACTACGGGGCGGAATGGACAGCCTACTACCAGAAGACCGTTGACTTGGTGCGTCGTGTGTACTGCACCACGGGCGACGTGTTCCTGATCCCCGGCTCCGGCAGCGCTGGACTGGATGCGGCGTTGGGTTCGGCCGTTGGCCATTCGGGACGCGTGCTCATCCCCCAGAACGGCTTCTTTGGGGAGAGGCTTGCCGAGATCGCTCGATCCCATACACCGGACGTGGAAGTCCTGCCGTTCCCGCTTGGGCAGTGTGTGGATGTGAACCGGGTGGAGGACCGGGTTCGTCGGAGGCCGTTCGACGCAGTAGCGGTGGTGCACTGCGAGACCTCCACTGGAGTCTTGAACCCTGTCAGAGAGCTTGCCGAGGTCTGCCTGAGGTACGACGTACTTCTTGTCGTGGATGCCGTCTCGTCGCTTGGCGTGGAGCGCCTGCCCATGGATGACTGGAACATCGGGATATGCGTGTCTGCATCTCAGAAGGGGCTTGAATCCCCGCCTGGGTTGGCAGTGGTCGCGGTGGACGATGCGGCCTGGCGCTGGATCGACCGGGCGGCGGGTGCCGGCTGGTACCTCAATCTCAAGGTATGGCGGGAGTACACGGCGCGGTGGAGCGATTGGCATCCGCACCCCATCACGCAGGCGGTGAACAACGTGCGAGCCCTCCGCTTGGGGGTGGAGCGGATCCTCCGCGAAGGGTTGGAGGGCCGCCAGCACCGCCATCAGGAAGTCGCAGCCTCCTTGCGGCGTGGTCTGCGCGACTTGGGGCTCGCTCCGTTCGTAGAGGACAAGGTAGCTGCGCACGGAGTGACGAGCGTGGTGGGACCCGAGGGGCGAGTCGAAGAGCTGTTGGGCTATCTGCGTGACTGCCACGGAATCCTTATTGCCGGGAGCCTGGGAAAGCTGCGGGGGAAGGTATTCCGGGTGGGCCACATGGGGCCCACAGCGACTCCGACAGCGGTCGGCGGCCTTCTCGAGGCGCTGAAGGCCGGGCTAGACGCTCTGGAAACATAG
- a CDS encoding RecA protein — protein MGKREVLDNVLKQIQKSYGEGAIMWLGEKPVATGMDVIPTGSLALDIALGVGGVPRGRMIEIFGAEASGKTTLALHIVAEAQKLGGTAAFIDAEHALDPNYTRAIGVDLDHLLLSQPNSGEQALEIMEQLVRSGAVDIITVDSVAALVPEAELQGQMGDAQVGLQARLMSQAMRKLAAAISQSKTVAIFVNQIRSTIQSGPWGPGTTTSGGRALKFYASVRMNIWAEGKIAEGDDRVGMKAHVRVVKNKVAAPFREATFDVIYGQGIVRERDAINCGVELDVITRSGSWYSFGDTRLGQGLAQAAQFLRDNPDITDQIVRAVREKAGLPEPQARESEG, from the coding sequence ATGGGCAAACGCGAAGTGCTCGACAACGTCTTGAAGCAGATCCAGAAGTCCTACGGCGAGGGCGCGATCATGTGGTTGGGTGAGAAACCCGTCGCCACCGGGATGGACGTGATCCCCACCGGATCCTTGGCCCTCGACATCGCCCTCGGCGTGGGCGGCGTTCCCCGCGGGCGGATGATCGAGATCTTCGGTGCCGAAGCGTCCGGAAAGACGACGCTCGCCCTCCACATCGTTGCCGAGGCCCAGAAGCTGGGCGGCACCGCTGCGTTCATCGATGCCGAGCACGCCCTTGACCCCAACTACACCCGCGCGATCGGGGTCGACCTCGACCACCTCCTCCTCTCTCAGCCCAACTCGGGCGAGCAGGCCCTGGAGATCATGGAACAGCTCGTCCGATCCGGAGCGGTGGACATCATCACCGTCGACTCGGTGGCCGCGCTCGTTCCGGAGGCCGAACTCCAGGGACAGATGGGGGATGCCCAGGTCGGGCTCCAGGCGCGGCTCATGAGCCAGGCGATGCGCAAACTCGCCGCCGCGATCTCCCAGTCCAAGACCGTTGCCATCTTCGTGAACCAGATCCGGTCCACGATCCAGTCCGGTCCGTGGGGACCGGGGACGACAACGTCCGGTGGCCGCGCGCTCAAGTTCTACGCCTCGGTGCGGATGAACATCTGGGCCGAGGGGAAGATCGCCGAGGGCGACGACCGGGTGGGGATGAAGGCCCACGTCCGTGTGGTCAAGAACAAGGTCGCCGCCCCGTTCCGCGAGGCCACGTTCGACGTGATCTACGGCCAGGGAATCGTCCGCGAGCGCGATGCGATCAACTGCGGCGTCGAGCTCGACGTGATCACCCGATCCGGCTCCTGGTACTCGTTCGGCGACACCCGCCTTGGCCAGGGCCTGGCCCAGGCTGCCCAGTTCCTCCGCGACAACCCGGACATCACCGACCAGATCGTCCGCGCGGTCCGGGAGAAGGCGGGCCTTCCCGAGCCCCAAGCTCGTGAAAGCGAGGGATGA